In Fusarium verticillioides 7600 chromosome 4, whole genome shotgun sequence, the following proteins share a genomic window:
- a CDS encoding 3-octaprenyl-4-hydroxybenzoate carboxy-lyase UbiX produces the protein MGEAPRKKIIVALTGATGAAIGIHVLSTLRRLNVETHLIISKWAAETIKYETDYTPASVRALADHVYNPNDLAAPIASGSCHVDGMIVVPCSVKTLAAINAGICDDLITRAADVCLKERRRLVLSLRETPLSEIHLRNMMEVTRAGAIIAPPVVGFYTRPSSVDDILNQMVGRLLDLFGLEAGNFERWEGMTNGKS, from the coding sequence ATGGGAGAGGcaccaagaaagaagatcATCGTAGCCCTTACTGGCGCGACAGGAGCTGCCATTGGCATTCACGTTCTCTCAACACTTCGAAGACTGAATGTTGaaactcatctcatcattaGCAAATGGGCAGCCGAGACCATCAAATACGAAACAGACTACACGCCAGCTTCAGTGAGAGCACTAGCAGATCACGTCTACAACCCAAATGACTTAGCCGCACCAATTGCAAGCGGGTCATGTCATGTCGATGGCATGATCGTTGTCCCCTGCTCGGTAAAAACGCTAGCAGCCATCAACGCCGGCATTTGCGATGATCTTATCACTCGCGCTGCAGATGTCTGCCTCAAAGAACGAAGGCGGTTAGTGTTATCGTTGAGAGAAACGCCGCTGAGTGAGATACACTTGCGGAATATGATGGAGGTCACAAGAGCTGGTGCGATTATTGCACCTCCTGTTGTTGGATTCTATACGAGGCCTAGCTCGGTGGATGACATATTGAATCAAATGGTCGGTCGGTTGTTAGACTTGTTTGGCTTGGAAGCTGGGAACTTTGAGAGGTGGGAGGGGATGACGAATGGGAAATCTTAA